A window of Pirellula sp. SH-Sr6A contains these coding sequences:
- a CDS encoding RHS repeat-associated core domain-containing protein: MRSLFVETLEDRRLLNADWRNPVDSIDVDGDGAISPLDALTVINYINAQGTGTLPANRSTGLPYLDVDGDHGVSALDVLNVVNHINTHGVGIRSLTENESRFVQETSVTITLGQSSGTREFRVRIDSQFDTSDRSSALEDLLAVYLVDPADPTQTLLDRGIDGTALFTLAGTKAEFIPGRVRWDGSVLTINVSELASRDTGVLKFQLLKADADSGSRVAIQPLSNEVDVEGTLAPKWSMTSAPNAAGGSLNLASLSPVDTIHVQVENVRLDSLTGRFSAELKLRNDGDSIGREVAISFPGLPLSVSLRGRSGTTPEGYPYLNVKPAIQRGGLARSSWSETVAIEFDNPSLVPFSIRPKLFASANRAPTLATIPALTVMPGGVLQVRLSASDPDGDFVSYSMKTSDGSVSMATGEINSSGVLTFKPSPSQVGTYQFEVSASDGVLETTRSVVLNVVPDPITTTRVSGKILQVNGQPIAGMPIQIGSVQGLTSADGSFTLDLGSSTVVSDAIKVRGELYSGTKVYPFIAEKLAFILEHEVYANVNNLIERPIYLPEIDVASGKTIDPLRNTVVTSSALPGASVEVAASTLMNQQGTPFTGILSMTEVPVTLTPAALPEGLLADLVVTIQPGEMVFTTPTPLSLPNRGGYAPGSLMDLWSINPITGEFDNVGTGQVSSNGSVIETISGGIRNSSWHFFGPPASSGPRIKKKEPEVCPVQAEATSSCEMYSGALLETHELVTYRSQGVSRGIVLSYDSLRADPRPIVRFTFDELDPNQFSVPSAVRLIAELDVSRNGITTEVPGFAGGHGLSGNKNIWRLEPEAGSVGAALQVDLRDQPTGVYDYTLRSGMLGYAGERGFIGTLNESKGQFTSVNSRSSYLGSGWGIDGLLELVENSDGSVLIINGDGSETLYPKQADGQYDRPSGEFATLSKLPNGTFQRVWPDQTVERYGSNKKLISLTDRNGNETRYAYDSAGRLTKLTDPVGLETTLSYSPGLVEINDPASRKTRLNLDGNGNLIRVTDPDGSTRQWRYDSEHRMTGETDPLGNVESSNYGFHGRVTDVVRKDGSVRQYFPIEVQGLFRPEQTAADPILTPLANPIAGRISLQQSSFVDVNGNLTQSLLDDRGQSVSERDSLGLLPNVSRDQRNLPVTATNARGYVTLNTFDEQGNLLTSQDNLSVRLGENPSMIGLMAGDFRRNGEKDLYRFIGKVGERYWIDKIREKYSSSLAITVYTPSGTKLREDMDRLPENGTYTVQVTGPQGAYFGAIRSMSSAEQIEWGKQTHLSIAAGEDVVYRFNAERDQRLVFQHSSPAESDRWIVIGPNGTEVWPIRFPNGPVDEFQILMQDSGEYYLIYEVRASDSINPQTIQFTANLIDSVPQTKMGYGTTYSGSLQPNEEREYKFSGSQGALVYFDLQRAYSGAILELRDPQDRILEQSEIDSFRNRVFQLPSSGTFKLLLKGPLNQVTGYGFTIVDLESATPAQFDSTIKGTLANDRSAIYRLNGVAGQRFVLSMENASPRIISSDSSYQENYLDGILTLPHTGEYFLIFDKTSSPTTFTFSSLGLNRIPMVDMTQDIKGTFTTRGELQYFRFQATPNSNVFVKNLGISFITGAKIVGEGVTLFDGLYNQYANLTSYRGESDSNEFVLIAKYPLDADDRSPHNFGFRLLPPSESENPILFGQTVSGRLEINEIESFTFQGRRGTTLHLDRRSMAGPISTGLRWEWIGPDGNQLSLQSNAEMDFGPFTLPATGSYRLRLSYPYGTQPLNYEFRLTDIASVPRASIQSPFSGQLDSGSEAHWLQFDAGAGQRVRLEQSTASTRLQVYSPSGRLISDTGTNLVQHIGISETGLHRILVMGRDQNSVAPVSYEWLISLANDTLVSMLGFDTLIAGTARDGDIVATFSGNAGQQILFRQTGFYDPYRSDSVQIAGPSGSIFATAPTDGDLNLVLPDSGVYSVRVVGRNAPFLGTVPYAFILAKYSSITRMNPGTIYSLPAPSPRGIFETFAFEATAGQELTIDMIWPNSFHGGMPYSPVSLYIESPDGSMLASTTSLESSPFSVAKSGTHLVRVYVHNGQPLALRLLRIDTAPKVSRDTLLSGTNSLKFEDVIRRFDVAAGESIRFQTESTQWMVGRHSETKGYWENNEIVWTYVETGPNTFQWEGTAEFSQAGTYTLRRSGSSQAPLEYGIVLSSQPIKPVSPLSGGALSMTKQTYDPTFSQLTSHTDQQGRRTEFDIDPMNGNTRSVTRIVGQPGGDDDLLTSFTYLASGQIETETDPLGRVLDLDYDAQGRLRSRKEAKGTLLETRSLYEYDAAGNISAVVDENGHRTTYQYDSMNRIVRLTQPDPDGSGPLASPITTFTYDAAGNLRTVTDPLGRTTSSTYDSLNRLSSETDSGQNTTKYAYDQAGNITSVTDPLGNVTRMQYDDRNRVTTTIDAAGFATRFKYDADNNLTSVTDASGNITQFLYDARDRLISETDPMGNVKSYSYNGANELVAQVDRVGRTTRFEYDDLGRLVQEHWFDAQNVKTNSVLYSYDAAGRFTRVQDGSSNYQVTYDALDRPVREQTGGGNGAPSAILDRTYDSVGNVLSTMDTIDGVIGGINEYSYDALNRLTTLTQARAVGSMVTISEKRVDIKYNGQGQFASLSRFGDMAGVQPVATTSFIYDTLNRLTDISHRNPVNALLNSFAFSYDSANRITRVVDIDGAINYAYDKRDQLTSANHVDPANPDEFYAYDATGNRTSSHQHGTRYVVGDGVAGKSGNNRLTSDGTNQYAYDLEGNLISRTRIDNGAVREFTWDHRNRLASVIDRSSSTGAPAQVVEYTYDAMNRRLTRKVDTTPADAVDGAITAFVYDGDNVLADLLDSDGSGPAPLAMAMRYLHGPSVDQVLAQESASGGVQWMLTDHLGTVRDLVNNRGEVVNQFKYDSYGNVLSESNPTVETRYKYTGREFDAETAMQYNRARYYDAAIGRFLSEDPIGFEGGDANIYRYVESNPVSNRDPSGMSAFDETSSGSAANQRAMNGVVRDIRSKTPSVPRLRETLDTAGYLGQEGVAGLSNALAGIHGFMFSPVEFATRQAELNEIRRMIRQLTAQIERYKARYAKSCRPAGRQTIENFDELLSMRTMLMAKEAQLMGVQY, encoded by the coding sequence TTGAGAAGTCTCTTCGTTGAGACATTGGAAGATCGCCGATTGCTCAATGCCGATTGGCGCAATCCCGTTGATTCCATCGATGTGGATGGAGATGGAGCGATCTCGCCTCTCGACGCATTAACCGTCATCAATTACATCAATGCACAGGGGACCGGAACTCTTCCAGCAAATCGCAGTACCGGTTTGCCCTACTTGGACGTGGATGGTGACCACGGGGTGTCGGCATTGGACGTCCTGAATGTCGTGAACCATATCAACACCCACGGCGTTGGCATACGCAGTCTTACTGAGAATGAAAGCCGATTCGTTCAAGAAACCAGCGTGACAATTACTTTGGGGCAATCGAGTGGAACGAGGGAGTTTCGTGTTCGTATCGATAGCCAATTCGACACGTCGGATCGGTCATCCGCTCTCGAGGATCTGCTGGCTGTCTATCTGGTGGATCCTGCTGATCCCACCCAAACGCTCCTGGATCGAGGAATCGATGGAACCGCCTTGTTTACGCTCGCGGGAACGAAGGCTGAGTTTATTCCAGGCCGAGTCCGATGGGACGGTTCCGTACTGACGATCAATGTGAGCGAACTCGCTTCCAGAGACACAGGGGTGCTCAAGTTTCAGTTGCTCAAGGCGGATGCGGACAGCGGGTCGCGTGTCGCAATTCAACCTCTCAGTAACGAGGTAGACGTAGAAGGAACTCTCGCTCCGAAATGGTCGATGACCAGCGCCCCCAATGCAGCAGGTGGATCGCTTAACTTGGCGAGTCTGTCACCAGTGGATACCATTCATGTACAGGTAGAAAACGTCCGACTCGATTCTTTGACGGGACGATTTTCTGCTGAACTAAAACTTCGAAACGATGGCGACTCGATCGGAAGAGAGGTTGCCATTTCCTTTCCCGGTCTTCCTCTTTCGGTTTCACTTCGCGGCCGGTCTGGGACAACGCCAGAGGGCTACCCTTACCTCAATGTAAAACCTGCTATCCAACGCGGGGGATTGGCTCGGAGTTCTTGGTCCGAGACTGTCGCTATCGAATTCGATAATCCGAGTTTGGTTCCCTTCTCGATTCGTCCCAAGCTTTTTGCTTCGGCCAACCGCGCTCCGACGCTTGCGACGATTCCTGCGCTGACGGTCATGCCCGGCGGGGTTCTCCAGGTGAGACTCTCTGCTTCCGATCCCGACGGCGATTTCGTTTCCTACTCGATGAAGACGAGCGACGGTAGTGTTTCCATGGCAACGGGTGAAATCAATTCATCCGGAGTTTTGACTTTTAAGCCCAGTCCATCGCAAGTCGGAACCTATCAGTTTGAGGTGTCTGCCAGCGACGGTGTGCTCGAAACAACCCGTTCGGTAGTGCTGAACGTCGTGCCCGATCCAATAACAACGACTCGAGTCTCTGGAAAGATCTTGCAAGTGAACGGGCAGCCGATTGCAGGAATGCCGATCCAGATTGGGTCTGTCCAAGGCCTCACATCCGCAGATGGTTCGTTCACGCTCGATCTCGGTTCCAGTACCGTCGTCAGCGATGCAATCAAGGTCCGTGGCGAGCTTTATAGCGGCACAAAGGTGTATCCGTTCATTGCGGAGAAGCTTGCGTTTATTCTTGAGCATGAAGTCTATGCGAATGTGAATAACCTGATCGAACGACCGATCTATCTGCCCGAGATCGACGTTGCCAGCGGAAAAACCATCGATCCCTTACGCAATACCGTCGTCACATCGAGTGCCCTTCCCGGGGCTAGTGTCGAGGTCGCGGCCAGCACCTTGATGAACCAGCAGGGGACCCCGTTCACCGGCATTCTTAGCATGACAGAGGTACCTGTTACTCTGACCCCTGCTGCGCTACCCGAAGGCTTGCTCGCCGATCTAGTCGTGACCATTCAACCGGGAGAAATGGTCTTCACCACACCGACTCCTTTGTCGCTTCCCAATCGAGGAGGCTACGCACCCGGTAGCCTCATGGATTTGTGGTCCATCAATCCGATCACGGGCGAGTTCGACAACGTGGGTACGGGACAAGTCAGTTCCAACGGTAGCGTCATCGAAACGATCAGCGGTGGCATTCGAAATTCTAGCTGGCACTTTTTTGGCCCACCGGCCTCGTCGGGACCTCGAATTAAGAAGAAAGAGCCCGAGGTCTGTCCGGTCCAAGCTGAGGCGACATCCAGTTGCGAGATGTACTCCGGAGCACTTCTCGAAACTCATGAATTGGTCACGTACCGGTCGCAAGGAGTTTCGCGAGGGATTGTGTTGTCGTACGATTCGTTGCGTGCTGACCCTAGACCGATCGTTCGCTTTACCTTCGATGAGTTGGATCCCAATCAGTTTTCGGTCCCGAGTGCGGTACGATTGATCGCAGAACTCGATGTGAGCCGAAATGGAATCACAACGGAAGTTCCTGGTTTCGCTGGCGGCCACGGGCTGAGTGGCAACAAAAACATTTGGCGTCTGGAACCAGAAGCAGGCTCGGTCGGTGCCGCTCTGCAAGTAGATTTGCGTGACCAACCGACAGGAGTCTACGACTATACCCTTCGGTCCGGCATGTTGGGCTATGCTGGCGAACGTGGATTCATTGGCACGCTCAACGAATCAAAGGGGCAGTTCACATCGGTCAATAGCCGCAGCAGCTATCTGGGATCGGGCTGGGGAATCGACGGGCTCCTGGAGCTCGTCGAGAACAGTGATGGATCTGTTTTGATTATCAACGGTGATGGCAGCGAAACACTCTATCCTAAGCAAGCCGATGGACAATACGATCGCCCATCGGGAGAGTTCGCTACGTTGAGCAAGTTGCCAAACGGAACATTCCAACGTGTTTGGCCAGATCAGACGGTAGAGCGATATGGTTCCAATAAAAAGCTGATCTCTTTGACGGATCGCAATGGAAATGAGACCCGATACGCGTACGACAGTGCCGGGCGGCTTACAAAGCTTACTGACCCCGTCGGCTTAGAGACAACGCTATCCTACTCACCGGGCCTGGTGGAGATCAACGATCCAGCGTCCCGCAAGACTCGACTTAACCTGGATGGAAATGGGAATCTCATCCGAGTCACCGATCCTGACGGTTCGACGCGCCAATGGCGCTACGATAGCGAGCATCGCATGACAGGTGAAACCGACCCATTAGGCAACGTCGAAAGTTCCAACTATGGATTTCACGGACGCGTAACCGACGTCGTTCGCAAGGATGGATCCGTGCGACAGTATTTTCCGATCGAGGTCCAAGGTTTATTTCGACCCGAACAAACGGCAGCGGATCCGATTCTCACTCCATTGGCCAATCCCATCGCCGGGAGAATCTCTCTACAGCAATCCTCTTTCGTCGATGTCAACGGGAATCTGACGCAAAGCCTGCTCGATGATCGCGGCCAGAGTGTATCCGAACGCGATAGTCTTGGATTGCTTCCTAACGTTTCCCGCGACCAACGCAACTTGCCAGTCACCGCCACCAACGCGAGAGGATACGTCACTTTGAATACGTTTGATGAACAAGGCAATCTACTGACGTCTCAAGACAATCTTTCGGTCCGGCTAGGTGAAAACCCCTCGATGATTGGACTTATGGCAGGTGACTTCAGGAGAAACGGTGAGAAGGATTTGTATCGTTTTATTGGCAAGGTTGGAGAACGCTACTGGATCGACAAAATTCGCGAAAAGTACAGCAGTTCGCTGGCCATTACGGTCTATACCCCTTCGGGTACGAAACTCCGAGAAGATATGGATCGACTTCCGGAGAACGGAACGTACACGGTCCAGGTCACGGGCCCGCAAGGCGCGTACTTTGGGGCCATTCGGTCGATGAGTTCGGCGGAGCAGATCGAATGGGGAAAGCAAACACACCTTTCGATCGCAGCGGGCGAAGACGTCGTCTACCGTTTTAACGCCGAGCGAGATCAGAGGCTGGTGTTTCAACACTCATCGCCCGCTGAGTCGGATCGTTGGATCGTGATTGGTCCGAATGGGACCGAGGTATGGCCTATTCGCTTTCCAAACGGTCCAGTCGATGAATTCCAAATCCTAATGCAGGATAGCGGAGAGTATTATTTGATTTATGAGGTTCGGGCAAGCGATTCGATAAATCCGCAGACGATACAATTTACGGCGAATCTGATCGATTCCGTCCCCCAAACCAAAATGGGCTATGGAACGACTTACTCAGGCTCGTTGCAACCCAACGAGGAACGCGAATACAAGTTTAGCGGTTCGCAAGGGGCACTTGTTTATTTCGACCTCCAACGTGCATATAGCGGTGCAATACTGGAATTGCGGGATCCACAGGATCGAATTCTTGAACAGAGCGAGATAGATTCATTTCGCAACAGAGTCTTTCAGTTACCGAGCTCTGGAACGTTCAAACTGCTACTGAAAGGTCCGCTCAATCAAGTTACCGGCTACGGCTTTACCATCGTCGATCTCGAATCGGCCACGCCGGCCCAATTCGACTCCACGATCAAAGGTACCTTAGCAAACGACCGATCGGCAATCTATCGACTGAACGGCGTCGCCGGTCAGCGATTTGTTTTAAGCATGGAAAATGCATCCCCACGAATCATTTCCTCCGATTCTTCCTACCAAGAAAACTACCTGGATGGAATCCTTACCCTTCCCCACACAGGTGAGTACTTTTTAATCTTTGACAAAACGAGTAGTCCGACGACTTTTACGTTTAGCAGCCTTGGTTTGAATCGCATTCCCATGGTCGATATGACCCAAGACATCAAGGGAACATTCACGACTCGGGGCGAGCTGCAGTACTTTCGATTCCAAGCTACCCCGAACTCGAACGTCTTCGTAAAGAATCTTGGCATCTCCTTCATCACCGGTGCGAAGATTGTGGGAGAAGGAGTGACCTTATTTGATGGTCTCTACAATCAGTACGCCAATCTTACAAGTTACCGGGGGGAGAGTGACTCCAATGAATTTGTCCTCATCGCCAAATATCCGCTGGATGCAGACGATAGGTCTCCCCACAATTTTGGATTTCGATTGTTACCACCATCGGAGAGCGAAAATCCTATCCTCTTCGGACAGACGGTCTCTGGTCGTTTGGAGATCAATGAAATCGAGAGTTTCACCTTTCAGGGAAGGAGGGGAACTACGCTCCATCTCGATCGACGCTCGATGGCAGGCCCCATCTCCACCGGACTTAGGTGGGAATGGATTGGGCCTGACGGAAATCAACTTTCCCTGCAGAGTAATGCGGAAATGGATTTCGGACCGTTTACCCTGCCTGCGACAGGATCGTATCGATTGCGGTTGTCTTACCCGTACGGTACCCAGCCTTTGAATTATGAGTTTCGATTAACGGATATAGCCTCTGTTCCCCGCGCGTCGATTCAAAGTCCTTTTTCGGGTCAGCTCGATAGCGGTTCGGAGGCTCACTGGTTGCAATTCGACGCGGGTGCAGGTCAACGTGTGCGATTGGAACAATCCACTGCGTCAACAAGGCTGCAAGTGTATTCCCCCAGCGGTAGGCTGATTTCGGATACGGGAACGAACCTAGTTCAACATATTGGGATTTCGGAAACAGGTCTGCATCGTATCCTCGTGATGGGACGTGACCAGAATTCGGTCGCACCGGTTTCTTATGAGTGGCTCATTTCGCTAGCCAACGACACGCTCGTTTCCATGTTGGGATTTGACACCTTGATAGCAGGGACTGCGAGAGATGGTGACATCGTGGCAACCTTCTCGGGGAATGCAGGTCAACAAATTCTCTTTCGGCAAACCGGGTTTTATGACCCGTATCGGAGTGACAGTGTGCAAATTGCTGGCCCCTCCGGCAGCATCTTCGCCACCGCCCCCACGGACGGCGATCTCAATTTGGTATTACCCGATTCAGGAGTTTACTCCGTTCGTGTCGTAGGTCGAAATGCGCCGTTTTTGGGAACGGTCCCCTACGCATTTATCCTCGCGAAATACTCTTCCATCACGCGAATGAATCCGGGAACCATCTACTCCCTTCCTGCTCCGAGCCCGCGCGGCATTTTCGAGACCTTCGCCTTCGAAGCCACAGCGGGTCAGGAGCTGACGATCGACATGATCTGGCCGAATTCGTTCCATGGCGGGATGCCTTATTCACCAGTGTCGCTTTATATCGAATCACCCGATGGTAGCATGCTCGCATCAACCACATCTCTCGAATCGAGTCCCTTTTCTGTTGCCAAAAGCGGTACTCATTTAGTTCGAGTTTACGTGCATAATGGCCAACCCTTAGCCCTACGGCTACTCCGTATCGATACAGCCCCCAAGGTATCGCGCGACACGTTACTCTCCGGGACCAATTCATTGAAATTTGAGGATGTGATTCGTCGTTTCGATGTGGCTGCAGGGGAGAGTATTCGTTTCCAAACCGAAAGCACCCAGTGGATGGTTGGTCGGCACTCCGAGACCAAGGGGTACTGGGAAAATAATGAGATTGTTTGGACCTACGTTGAAACAGGCCCCAATACTTTTCAATGGGAGGGTACGGCGGAATTCTCTCAAGCGGGGACCTATACGTTGCGACGCAGCGGTTCCTCGCAAGCACCGCTCGAATACGGGATCGTCCTGTCATCTCAACCGATCAAGCCTGTTTCGCCTTTGTCGGGTGGAGCATTGAGCATGACGAAGCAAACGTACGATCCGACATTTAGTCAACTGACCAGCCATACCGATCAGCAAGGGCGGCGCACGGAGTTCGACATTGACCCCATGAATGGCAATACACGATCGGTCACCAGGATCGTCGGCCAGCCGGGAGGTGACGACGATTTGTTGACAAGCTTTACGTATTTGGCGTCGGGGCAAATCGAAACAGAGACCGATCCTTTGGGACGAGTCTTGGACTTGGATTACGACGCGCAGGGAAGACTCCGATCGCGAAAAGAGGCAAAAGGAACGCTGCTAGAAACACGAAGCCTTTATGAATACGACGCCGCCGGCAATATTTCGGCAGTGGTGGACGAAAATGGCCATCGTACCACTTACCAGTACGACTCGATGAACCGAATCGTGCGGCTTACGCAACCAGACCCGGACGGTAGTGGACCACTTGCGTCTCCCATCACGACGTTCACTTACGACGCAGCAGGCAATTTGCGAACAGTTACCGACCCGCTGGGACGAACCACCTCGTCGACTTACGATTCGTTGAATCGCTTATCGTCGGAAACAGATTCGGGGCAGAACACCACGAAATACGCGTACGATCAAGCGGGGAATATTACCAGCGTCACGGACCCGCTCGGGAACGTAACGCGAATGCAGTACGACGATCGCAATCGTGTTACCACAACTATTGATGCCGCTGGCTTCGCGACTCGTTTCAAATACGATGCGGACAACAATCTGACTTCGGTGACAGATGCGAGTGGCAATATCACGCAATTTCTATATGACGCACGCGATCGGCTTATCTCGGAAACGGATCCGATGGGGAATGTAAAGTCGTATTCGTACAACGGGGCGAACGAATTAGTCGCACAGGTCGACCGCGTGGGACGTACGACCCGTTTTGAGTACGACGATCTCGGCCGATTGGTCCAGGAACATTGGTTCGATGCGCAGAATGTGAAGACGAACTCCGTCCTCTATTCCTATGACGCAGCGGGTCGGTTTACCCGTGTTCAAGATGGCAGCAGCAATTATCAAGTCACCTACGATGCGCTCGACCGACCAGTACGCGAGCAGACGGGTGGGGGAAACGGAGCACCATCGGCCATTCTCGATCGAACCTACGACTCGGTAGGTAATGTTCTATCCACGATGGATACCATCGATGGTGTTATCGGGGGTATCAACGAATACTCGTACGATGCCCTCAATCGTTTGACCACGCTGACGCAGGCTCGCGCCGTGGGTTCGATGGTGACTATTTCAGAAAAGCGCGTCGACATAAAGTACAACGGACAGGGACAATTCGCGTCGCTCTCGCGTTTCGGCGACATGGCCGGTGTACAGCCGGTAGCAACAACGAGTTTTATCTACGACACGTTGAATCGCTTGACGGACATTTCGCATCGCAATCCCGTCAATGCGTTACTCAATTCCTTTGCATTTTCTTACGACTCCGCAAATCGGATCACACGGGTTGTCGATATCGATGGCGCAATCAATTACGCTTACGATAAACGCGATCAATTGACTTCGGCGAATCACGTGGACCCGGCCAATCCGGATGAGTTTTATGCGTACGACGCGACGGGCAATCGAACATCATCGCACCAACATGGTACCCGTTATGTTGTAGGGGATGGAGTTGCGGGAAAAAGTGGAAACAATCGTCTCACCAGCGATGGTACGAATCAATACGCGTATGATCTCGAAGGAAACTTGATATCTCGTACGCGAATCGACAACGGAGCGGTCCGCGAGTTTACCTGGGACCATCGCAATCGCTTGGCGAGCGTAATAGACCGGTCAAGTTCTACGGGGGCGCCCGCGCAGGTTGTCGAGTACACCTATGACGCCATGAATCGACGATTAACGAGGAAGGTCGACACGACACCTGCCGATGCAGTGGATGGAGCGATCACGGCCTTCGTCTACGATGGAGACAATGTTCTCGCCGACTTGCTCGACTCGGATGGCAGCGGTCCAGCACCGTTGGCCATGGCGATGCGTTATCTGCATGGTCCTTCGGTCGATCAAGTCCTGGCGCAAGAGTCCGCAAGTGGCGGCGTTCAGTGGATGCTGACCGATCATTTGGGTACCGTTCGCGACTTGGTGAACAATCGCGGTGAAGTGGTCAATCAGTTCAAGTACGACAGTTACGGCAATGTTCTATCCGAATCGAATCCAACGGTTGAAACGCGATACAAATACACCGGCCGGGAGTTTGATGCCGAAACGGCCATGCAATACAACCGCGCGCGGTACTACGACGCTGCGATCGGGCGTTTTCTAAGCGAAGATCCGATTGGATTCGAAGGGGGGGACGCGAATATCTACCGTTATGTGGAAAGCAATCCAGTTAGCAATCGAGATCCGAGCGGGATGAGTGCCTTCGATGAAACGTCTTCTGGATCAGCCGCCAATCAAAGGGCGATGAATGGTGTTGTCCGGGATATTCGCTCCAAAACCCCCAGTGTTCCTAGGTTGCGAGAAACACTCGATACCGCGGGGTACCTTGGCCAGGAAGGTGTTGCTGGACTGAGCAATGCACTTGCTGGGATTCATGGCTTCATGTTTTCACCCGTAGAGTTTGCAACTCGGCAGGCGGAGTTAAATGAGATTAGACGGATGATTCGTCAGCTTACCGCACAAATTGAGCGATATAAGGCTCGATACGCAAAGTCCTGCCGTCCTGCTGGTCGGCAGACCATTGAGAACTTCGATGAATTACTTTCCATGCGAACAATGCTGATGGCAAAAGAAGCGCAACTCATGGGTGTACAGTACTAG
- a CDS encoding phosphatase PAP2 family protein, whose translation MKHRLRTIEQLESRDLLASDWQNTGLLCDVDQSSLVTPQDVLMLINSINSEGSRELSPRSQHSTTPLYDVDGDRWVTPLDPLMVINSINRYQGIQATVVGGVAPASDPNNNGVVLSPSITIQGQTLANSVVTVSVLGDDSVSQSMTSDGEGRFSAALSLSRGLQTVRLSARDELGRQSTQTLEVRRGNTIQDWNASVLNIVRQWTTTSNDPYPGRIVTAQPPMVARNLAMIHSAMFDAANAVTGQYEGYRVDLSEQTDASESAAAAAAAFEVAKSLYSAVDEIAVWQASLQETLVQIPDGPAKTLGVALGQRVGQAILADRVNDGMKSSSIYEPSSAVGAWRRTFPDYLPPLLPQWPNVKPFALERGDSLRPEPPPSITSVEYQTAVDEVMRMGGFHSSERTTEQTEIALFWADGGGTATPPGHWNSIATDVTIEQSTDLIETARTFALLNIAMADAGIASWDAKYYYGVWRPIDAIRQADQDGSTDTQRDPTWIPLLKTPPFPSYTSGHSTFSGAASAVLTHLFGNHVSFYSQSDGHGAAEQRPLDPRQIVTRHFTSFSEAAEEAAQSRIFGGIHFQFDDLAGRNLGEQIGAFVTERLLLEKN comes from the coding sequence ATGAAACACCGCCTGCGAACGATAGAGCAATTAGAATCCCGCGACTTGTTGGCGAGCGATTGGCAGAACACCGGGCTTCTGTGTGATGTCGACCAATCGTCGCTTGTTACGCCACAAGATGTTTTGATGCTCATCAACAGCATCAATAGCGAGGGCTCGCGAGAGTTGTCACCTCGCTCCCAGCATTCCACAACTCCACTTTATGATGTCGATGGCGATCGGTGGGTGACGCCCCTCGACCCCTTGATGGTCATCAACTCCATCAATCGATACCAAGGCATACAGGCAACCGTCGTTGGAGGAGTCGCACCCGCATCCGACCCCAATAACAATGGTGTGGTTTTATCTCCAAGTATCACCATCCAAGGGCAAACGCTTGCGAATTCCGTGGTCACGGTGTCGGTGCTTGGAGACGATAGCGTTTCGCAATCGATGACTTCGGATGGTGAAGGGCGATTCTCCGCTGCATTATCGCTTTCGAGAGGGCTCCAGACCGTGCGTCTATCGGCTCGCGATGAATTGGGACGGCAATCGACGCAGACATTGGAAGTCCGACGCGGAAACACCATTCAGGATTGGAACGCTTCGGTGCTCAATATCGTTCGACAATGGACGACGACTTCAAACGATCCCTACCCAGGGCGCATCGTCACGGCACAACCACCTATGGTCGCCCGCAATCTGGCGATGATTCACAGTGCGATGTTCGACGCAGCGAACGCCGTCACGGGGCAATACGAAGGCTATCGCGTCGATTTGTCAGAACAAACCGATGCGTCTGAGAGTGCGGCGGCTGCAGCGGCCGCTTTCGAAGTTGCCAAATCGCTCTATTCGGCGGTAGACGAAATTGCTGTTTGGCAAGCGTCGCTCCAAGAGACGCTTGTACAGATACCTGATGGCCCTGCAAAAACCTTGGGAGTTGCATTAGGGCAGCGGGTTGGACAAGCTATTCTCGCGGATCGAGTCAATGATGGAATGAAGTCGAGTTCGATCTACGAACCGTCGTCCGCAGTGGGAGCATGGCGACGCACATTTCCCGACTATTTGCCCCCCCTCCTTCCTCAATGGCCCAATGTTAAGCCGTTTGCGTTGGAGCGTGGCGATTCGCTTCGTCCTGAACCGCCTCCTTCGATCACCAGCGTTGAGTATCAGACCGCTGTGGATGAAGTGATGCGGATGGGGGGATTTCATAGTAGCGAGCGAACCACCGAACAGACCGAGATCGCATTGTTTTGGGCGGATGGAGGTGGGACCGCGACCCCGCCAGGGCATTGGAATAGCATTGCTACGGATGTCACGATCGAACAATCGACCGATTTAATAGAAACGGCTCGGACGTTTGCGTTGTTGAATATCGCGATGGCAGACGCGGGGATCGCGTCGTGGGATGCCAAGTACTATTATGGTGTGTGGCGACCCATCGATGCCATTCGGCAAGCCGATCAAGACGGAAGCACGGATACTCAGAGGGATCCTACTTGGATTCCATTGCTCAAGACACCACCATTTCCATCGTACACTTCTGGGCACAGCACCTTTAGCGGTGCCGCCAGCGCGGTGTTAACACACTTGTTCGGCAATCATGTTTCTTTCTATAGCCAAAGCGATGGCCATGGGGCAGCCGAGCAACGGCCATTGGATCCGAGGCAGATTGTGACACGTCACTTCACCAGTTTTAGCGAAGCGGCGGAGGAGGCCGCACAGAGCCGAATTTTTGGCGGAATCCACTTTCAATTCGACGATCTGGCAGGTCGTAACTTAGGCGAACAAATCGGTGCGTTCGTTACCGAGCGTTTGCTTCTCGAGAAAAATTAG